GGTCCGGTCGTTCGCGGGATTCTTGAAAATAACCTGGGGTGGATTGTCCTCGACGATACGACCGTTGTCCATGAATACGACCCGATCCCCAATCTCCGCCGCAAACGCCATCTCATGCGTCACGATGAGCATAGTCATCCCGCTGTCGTGCGCAAGCTGGCGGATGACCTTCAGCACCTCGCCGACCAGTTCCGGATCCAGCGCGGAGGTGACTTCATCGAACAGCATCACCTTGGGGCGCATCGCCAGTGCCCGCGCGATGGCGACACGCTGTTGCTGGCCGCCGGAAAGCTGATGCGGGTAGGAGTCCGTCTTGTCCGCCAACCCGACCATACCGAGCAGCTCGCGGGCTTGCGCCTCCGCCTCCACTTTTGCCGTGCCCAACACACAACACGGCGCCAGGGTAACGTTCGCCAGCGTCGTCATGTGCGGAAACAAGTTGAAGTGCTGGAATACCATCCCGACCTTGCGGCGCATCGCGCGCAGCTGCCGCGCAAATGGGGCCGCGGCGGGGTCGACCCGGGGCCCGTACTCAACCCCGATGCCCTCGATCTCGATGGTACCGGCGTCCAGGTGCTCGAGCGTCATCAGACAACGCAGTATGGTGGTCTTCCCGGATCCGCTCGGGCCGATGATTACCAACCGTTGACCGCGAGGCACCTCGAGGCTGAGAGCGTGGAGCACCACGTGCGATCCGTAGGATTTGCTGGCCGCGTGAAGGCGAACCAAGGTGTCCACGGCAGAGGGCGCGATCGCCGTCATCAGTTCTGGCCTTGACGCAGACGCCGCTCTGCGTAACGCACCGCGAGCGACGATGGATAAGCAAGGAGGAAGTATATAGCACCCATCGCCGTAAATAGTGTGGTGTATTGAAACGATTCGGCGGCTAACTGCCGTGTGACGCCCAGCAATTCATACACCGTGATCGTGGCAAGGAGACTCGAGTCCTTGAACATCGAAATCAGATAGTTCCCGAGCGCGGGCACGATGGGCCGCAGCGCCTGCGGGAAGATGACGAGTGCCAGGGTGTGTCCCGGACCGAGGTTGAGCGCCCGGGCCGCCTCCCACTGGCCCTTTGGAACCTGTTCGAAGCCCGCCCGATACACCTCGGCCGTGTACGCCGCGAAGTGCATGCCGAGTCCCCACATCCCAACCGCAAACGCGCTTAGCGTGATCCCGTACCACGGCAAGACGTAGAATAGGAAGAAGAGCTGGACCAGCAGCGGAGTGCTCCGGACAAACAGGATGTAGACGTCCATCATCCGCGCCAGGACCGGCACTCTCAGGAGCCTGACCACGGCGATCACCAGCCCCAGAATGCTCGCGATCGCCATGCCGAGGCCAGTGGCTTCGAGGGTCACGACGAGCCCTCGCAGCAACAGCGGGACCGAATGCCACAGGTACCCGATGTCCACGTTATGGCCTCGTGACTTCCGGCATGTGCTGTCGGCTGCGGCGCTCAACGAGTCGCGTAGCGAAGATGAGCGGCAAGGACAGGCAGAAGTAGCCGACCAGGATCACGGAATACCCGAGGGAGAACGACCAGCTGCCGATCACGGCCAGCCGGCTGACCACACGAGTCAAGTCGGTGACCGTGATCAGTGACAGGAGCGATGTCGCCTTCATGACGTCGATGGCGAGGTTGCCGAACGACGGCATCATGGTCGGCAGCGCCTGTGGAAGGATGACCTTGAACATCCGCAGCGGTGGAGAAAGACTGAGCGCCGACGCCGCTTCCCATTGACCGCGGGGAACGGCGAGGATCGCCCCGCGCACAATCTCCGAGCCGTAGGCCCCCGCGTTGCAGCCCAGCACGCCAATCCCCACTAGCATGGGGGAGAGCGGGATCCCGATGTAGGGCAGGATAAAGAAACCCCAGTATAATTGCACGAGCGCCGAGGTCCCACGGAAGAACTCCACATAGGCCGCCGCCACGACCCGCACGACGCGGATGGGTGATAGCCGCGCGAGCCCGACGCCAAAGGCGACAATCCCGGCCAACAGCGCACTCAAGACCGTAGTCAAGACCGTGATACCGATCCCTTGGAGCAGCAAGCGAACAACGATGGGACTGACCCCGGGTACGAGCGCCCCGAACGTCTCGGTCATCGCCCTGCCTCGCTTCCCTGCTTACTTCACCACTTGATAGCCGCTACCCCACGCGGCGCCCGGGCAGAGATCCTTCGCCGTGAGACCGATCGGAGGCTGGGAATCCGGCGGGTAACCAAACGGGCCCTGAAGGCTTTGCAGCTCACCGCTCTTCCGCATTACCGCCAATTGCGTGTTGAAGGCGTTGAGCAGGGTGACGTCTTGATGGCGCATGGCCCAACCGCCGTACGCGATGATTTCCTTCCCCTTGGCGATCGGGCCGGTAAAGGGCTTGGCCAGTTCGAGTTTGCCTGCGCCGCCGTAGTCTTTGATATCGATTGCGAGGCTGAGATCGCCGTTCAGAAACGCATCGATGCGGCCTTCTTTGAGTGCCTCGATGCCGAGCGCTTCCTCGGGGAACAGGACGATCTGGTCTTGCTTCACTCCCGACTGTTTGGCCCAGTCGATCTCGGCGTTACCTGTTC
The nucleotide sequence above comes from bacterium. Encoded proteins:
- the ehuA gene encoding ectoine/hydroxyectoine ABC transporter ATP-binding protein EhuA, whose amino-acid sequence is MTAIAPSAVDTLVRLHAASKSYGSHVVLHALSLEVPRGQRLVIIGPSGSGKTTILRCLMTLEHLDAGTIEIEGIGVEYGPRVDPAAAPFARQLRAMRRKVGMVFQHFNLFPHMTTLANVTLAPCCVLGTAKVEAEAQARELLGMVGLADKTDSYPHQLSGGQQQRVAIARALAMRPKVMLFDEVTSALDPELVGEVLKVIRQLAHDSGMTMLIVTHEMAFAAEIGDRVVFMDNGRIVEDNPPQVIFKNPANDRTQQFLRMLSDR
- the ehuD gene encoding ectoine/hydroxyectoine ABC transporter permease subunit EhuD, which produces MDIGYLWHSVPLLLRGLVVTLEATGLGMAIASILGLVIAVVRLLRVPVLARMMDVYILFVRSTPLLVQLFFLFYVLPWYGITLSAFAVGMWGLGMHFAAYTAEVYRAGFEQVPKGQWEAARALNLGPGHTLALVIFPQALRPIVPALGNYLISMFKDSSLLATITVYELLGVTRQLAAESFQYTTLFTAMGAIYFLLAYPSSLAVRYAERRLRQGQN
- the ehuC gene encoding ectoine/hydroxyectoine ABC transporter permease subunit EhuC — encoded protein: MTETFGALVPGVSPIVVRLLLQGIGITVLTTVLSALLAGIVAFGVGLARLSPIRVVRVVAAAYVEFFRGTSALVQLYWGFFILPYIGIPLSPMLVGIGVLGCNAGAYGSEIVRGAILAVPRGQWEAASALSLSPPLRMFKVILPQALPTMMPSFGNLAIDVMKATSLLSLITVTDLTRVVSRLAVIGSWSFSLGYSVILVGYFCLSLPLIFATRLVERRSRQHMPEVTRP